One window from the genome of Sphingomicrobium arenosum encodes:
- a CDS encoding PspA/IM30 family protein: protein MPDLTPIHAQPKKRVRNLEPLGRTESAGAGNGGRLAPLGAMLSGPIFTRARDIIAANVNELIEKSQDPAKMIRMIIMEMEDVLAETRATAARAIADLTEMRAAHGRLEQLSLDWQGRAELALEKGREDLAKQALIERSKVSDMLGSLASEMSGIEEVLKGYEADIQRLQSKLHEARSRQASIASRIESAMSRARARELLYGERTEDAFARFEQLERRADMAEGHADAMGLGAKSLEEEFAELKAEERALEALEEMKKARATMQEAGDKGDRQ from the coding sequence ATGCCTGACCTGACCCCGATCCATGCACAGCCAAAGAAGCGCGTGCGCAACCTCGAGCCGCTGGGGCGGACCGAGAGCGCGGGGGCCGGTAACGGCGGGCGTCTCGCCCCGCTGGGCGCGATGCTGTCGGGACCGATCTTTACCCGGGCCCGCGACATCATCGCGGCCAATGTCAACGAGTTGATCGAGAAGAGCCAGGACCCGGCCAAGATGATCCGCATGATCATCATGGAAATGGAAGACGTGCTCGCCGAGACCCGCGCCACAGCGGCCCGGGCGATCGCCGACCTGACGGAAATGCGCGCCGCGCATGGCCGTCTCGAGCAGCTCAGCCTCGACTGGCAGGGCCGCGCCGAATTGGCGCTCGAGAAAGGCCGCGAAGACCTCGCCAAGCAGGCGCTGATCGAGCGCAGCAAGGTGAGCGACATGCTCGGCAGCCTGGCGAGCGAGATGAGCGGCATCGAGGAGGTGCTGAAGGGTTATGAGGCCGACATCCAGCGGCTCCAGTCCAAGCTGCACGAGGCGCGCAGCCGGCAGGCCTCGATCGCCAGCCGCATCGAGAGCGCGATGAGCCGTGCCCGCGCCCGCGAATTGCTTTATGGTGAGCGCACCGAGGACGCATTCGCGCGGTTCGAACAGCTCGAACGCCGCGCCGACATGGCCGAGGGTCATGCCGATGCGATGGGGCTGGGCGCGAAGAGCCTCGAAGAGGAATTCGCCGAATTGAAGGCCGAGGAACGGGCGCTGGAAGCGCTCGAGGAAATGAAGAAAGCCCGCGCGACGATGCAAGAGGCGGGCGACAAAGGGGACCGTCAATGA
- a CDS encoding PspC domain-containing protein has product MSKQYRYSLAREDKKVAGVCAAAGKRFGVDPTFLRIAFIFTFLVIEWELAVGAYIAAGLALTFMRAKELGAGNTTARSIEHKAPRGSVHDLRTKLDDRDRRMMAIDHHLSSHDSDKLAREIEELRAKVDAKKAEAGKDAAAASEGDA; this is encoded by the coding sequence ATGAGCAAGCAGTATCGCTACAGCCTCGCCAGGGAAGACAAGAAGGTCGCGGGAGTGTGCGCCGCGGCGGGCAAGCGCTTCGGGGTCGATCCGACCTTCCTGCGCATCGCCTTCATCTTCACCTTCCTCGTCATCGAATGGGAGCTGGCGGTCGGCGCTTATATCGCCGCCGGGCTCGCGCTCACCTTCATGCGCGCCAAGGAATTGGGTGCCGGGAACACGACGGCGCGCAGCATCGAGCATAAGGCGCCGCGCGGGTCGGTCCACGACCTTCGCACCAAGCTCGACGATCGCGACCGTCGCATGATGGCGATCGACCATCACCTGTCGAGCCATGACAGCGACAAGCTGGCCCGCGAGATCGAGGAGCTGCGCGCCAAGGTCGATGCCAAGAAGGCCGAGGCGGGCAAGGATGCTGCCGCCGCCAGCGAAGGAGATGCCTGA
- a CDS encoding TonB-dependent receptor translates to MISLLLASTALASVQSASAPTDSPAEEDRIVITGHVIEGLDLLAGASVVEGEDLVRSIETQVGDALTGVAGVSASSFTPGASRPILRGFSGERVRVLNDGIGSIDVSNTSADHAVTIDPLTAERIEVLRGPAVLIFGGQAIGGAVNVIDRRIPRTDTNEGYHVDFLGQLRSADDGSALGAALDVELVEDLYFHVDGSWNRGEDLEVGGFVLSDALRAEALEEAAEEREEGHFEEAEELEELADLRGVLPNSGFEQWSAAAGLGYVGERFEVGASYSIFDTDYGVPTRPGAHHHHEEGEEGEEEEGEEMVSIGMRQERLDARARVNLDGFFEHATLRLATADYTHTEFEGEEVGTVFDSSGFEARFELKQADRDGLHGAFGVQYYAREFDAVGAEAFLRDNETTSFGIFALEEFQPGALGIEAAARIDFTEHDSGFFDISRNFTTVSGALGTNYEVGPDATIGANLSYTERAPSPEELFSDGPHIATSAFEVGDPDLGVESSVGGELFARYESRAVAARATLWANWFDDFVYEADTGLEEDELPLFEYRQQGADFWGVELEASAPLWQDGRWSVEGDVVADYIRATLEDGSPVPRIPPLRVGAGLSVSRDTLSVRGEVERVAAQERTAAFETDTDGFTMVNGSVSWKPLGEDSETVLMLQANNIFDVTARRHASFTKDFAPLAGRDIRATVRLSF, encoded by the coding sequence ATGATCAGCTTGCTTCTCGCATCGACCGCCCTAGCGTCCGTCCAATCCGCTTCCGCCCCGACCGACTCGCCCGCCGAAGAAGACCGTATCGTTATCACCGGCCATGTGATCGAGGGGCTCGACCTTCTTGCCGGCGCCTCGGTTGTCGAGGGCGAGGATCTGGTCCGCAGCATCGAGACGCAGGTCGGCGACGCGCTGACCGGGGTGGCGGGCGTGAGCGCCAGCAGCTTCACTCCCGGTGCCTCGCGCCCGATCCTGCGCGGCTTTTCGGGTGAGCGCGTGCGCGTCCTCAACGACGGCATCGGCTCGATCGACGTGTCCAACACCTCGGCCGACCATGCCGTGACGATCGACCCGCTGACCGCCGAGCGGATCGAGGTGCTGCGCGGGCCCGCCGTGCTGATTTTCGGCGGGCAGGCGATCGGCGGGGCGGTCAACGTGATCGACCGGCGCATCCCGCGCACCGACACCAACGAGGGATATCATGTCGATTTCCTCGGCCAGCTGCGCAGCGCCGACGATGGATCGGCGCTGGGCGCCGCGCTCGACGTGGAACTGGTCGAAGACCTGTATTTCCATGTCGATGGCAGTTGGAACCGCGGCGAGGATCTCGAGGTCGGCGGCTTCGTCCTGTCCGATGCGCTGCGAGCCGAAGCGCTGGAGGAAGCGGCCGAGGAGCGCGAGGAAGGGCATTTCGAGGAAGCCGAGGAACTGGAGGAACTCGCCGATCTGCGCGGCGTGCTTCCCAATAGCGGGTTCGAGCAATGGTCGGCAGCGGCAGGCCTCGGATATGTCGGCGAGCGTTTCGAAGTCGGCGCATCCTACAGCATTTTCGACACCGACTATGGCGTTCCGACCCGTCCCGGCGCGCATCATCATCACGAGGAAGGCGAGGAAGGCGAGGAAGAAGAGGGCGAGGAAATGGTGTCGATCGGCATGCGGCAGGAGCGGCTCGACGCGCGCGCGCGTGTCAATCTCGACGGTTTCTTCGAGCATGCCACGCTGCGTCTTGCCACCGCCGACTATACCCACACCGAATTCGAGGGCGAGGAAGTCGGCACGGTGTTCGATTCCTCGGGCTTCGAAGCGCGGTTTGAGCTCAAGCAGGCCGATCGCGACGGGCTCCATGGCGCTTTCGGCGTGCAATATTATGCGCGCGAGTTTGACGCCGTGGGCGCAGAAGCGTTTCTGCGCGACAATGAGACGACGAGCTTCGGCATCTTCGCGCTCGAGGAATTCCAGCCCGGCGCGCTGGGTATCGAGGCCGCCGCGCGGATCGATTTCACCGAGCACGACAGTGGCTTTTTCGACATCAGCCGCAATTTCACGACGGTCTCGGGGGCGCTCGGCACCAATTACGAGGTCGGGCCCGACGCCACCATTGGCGCCAACCTGTCCTATACCGAGCGTGCGCCGAGCCCTGAGGAGCTGTTCTCCGACGGGCCGCATATCGCCACCTCGGCCTTCGAGGTGGGCGATCCGGACCTTGGCGTCGAAAGCAGCGTGGGCGGCGAATTGTTCGCTCGTTACGAGAGCCGTGCGGTCGCCGCGCGGGCGACGCTATGGGCCAATTGGTTCGACGATTTCGTCTACGAGGCAGATACGGGACTGGAAGAGGACGAATTGCCGCTGTTCGAATATCGCCAGCAGGGCGCCGATTTCTGGGGTGTCGAGCTCGAGGCGTCCGCGCCGCTGTGGCAGGACGGGCGCTGGAGCGTGGAGGGCGACGTCGTCGCCGATTATATCCGCGCCACGCTGGAAGACGGCTCGCCCGTGCCGCGGATCCCGCCGCTGCGGGTCGGTGCCGGGCTGAGCGTGTCACGCGATACGCTGTCGGTGCGCGGCGAGGTGGAGCGGGTTGCGGCGCAGGAGCGCACGGCGGCGTTCGAGACCGACACCGACGGCTTCACCATGGTCAACGGCTCGGTGAGCTGGAAGCCCTTGGGCGAGGATAGCGAGACGGTGCTGATGCTTCAGGCCAACAACATCTTCGACGTTACCGCGCGGCGCCATGCGAGCTTCACCAAGGACTTCGCGCCGCTGGCCGGGCGCGATATCCGGGCGACGGTGCGACTGAGCTTCTAG